In one Lycium barbarum isolate Lr01 chromosome 7, ASM1917538v2, whole genome shotgun sequence genomic region, the following are encoded:
- the LOC132601544 gene encoding uncharacterized protein LOC132601544, which produces MKKLKVALSVWSKETFGDIFKQLTIREDIVKIKELLFEEDPSEVNRLVLQQAQAEFKRYMHFEEEFWKQKAGVEWKLEGDRNTRFFHNLVNGRRKRMQLNRIQNDEDYSILEHVHEAVTQDQNDLLCSMTCLEEVHKVVFGLAGDSAYGPDGLSGIFYQKCWDIVGADVYNVVKAFFDIQTLPKSVTHTNLVLLPKKEISNNLFLSQAYPFK; this is translated from the exons ATGAAGAAGTTGAAAGTTGCTCTATCTGTATGGAGTAAAGAGACTTTTGGTGATATCTTTAAGCAATTAACTATTAGAGAGGATATTGTTAAGATCAAAGAGTTGTTGTTTGAAGAGGATCCCTCTGAAGTTAATAGATTGGTTTTGCAACAAGCTCAAGCTGAATTCAAAAGATATATGCATTTTGAAGAAGAGTTTTGGAAACAAAAGGCTGGTGTTGAATGGAAAttagaaggagatagaaatacAAGGTTTTTTCACAACTTGGTAAATGGAAGAAGGAAGAGAATGCAACTTAATAGAATACAGAATGATGAAG ACTATAGCATCTTAGAGCATGTGCACGAAGCTGTTACTCAGGATCAAAATGATTTATTATGCTCTATGACATGTTTGGAGGAAGTGCATAAAGTTGTATTTGGGTTAGCAGGTGATAGTGCATATGGCCCTGATGGTTTATCAGGAATCTTCTATCAGAAATGTTGGGATATTGTTGGGGCAGATGTATACAATGTAGTTAAGGCTTTCTTTGATATTCAAACTCTTCCAAAATCTGTCACTCATACTAATTTGGTTTTACTACCAAAGAAGGAAATTAGCAACAATTTGTTTTTATCTCAGGCCTATCCGTTTAAGTAA